A window from Drosophila yakuba strain Tai18E2 chromosome 3L, Prin_Dyak_Tai18E2_2.1, whole genome shotgun sequence encodes these proteins:
- the LOC6534542 gene encoding transcription elongation factor 1 homolog → MGRRKSKRKGAPRRKNIEPMPLLFDCPFCNHKQACEVKIDKEKKLGRIACNVCQELFQTSVNYLTEAIDIFNDWIDACEEQN, encoded by the exons ATGGGTCGTCGCAAGTCCAAACGCAAAGGAGCTCcaagaagaaaaaacattGAGCCGATGCCCCTACTTTTCGATTGTCCTTTCTGCAATCACAAGCAGGCATGTGAAGTAAAAAT AGATAAGGAGAAAAAACTGGGAAGAATTGCCTGTAACGTGTGTCAGGAATTGTTTCAAACCTCTGTGAACTATCTCACGGAAGCAATTGATATATTCAACGATTGGATTGATGCTTGCGAGGAGCAGAACTAA
- the LOC6534543 gene encoding rRNA-processing protein EFG1, with protein sequence MQSNKVVFVFFGIIAMVMAASLSSKVKEQDDDVISDRRFRWEFSQDSDESANDLQEDDDDDVENDDDQDDSGSGSEEIWIIEYPEGYESASDESASNESASDESASNES encoded by the exons ATGCAGTCCAACAAGGTTGTCTTCGTGTTCTTTG GTATCATCGCCATGGTGATGGCCGCCAGTCTCTCCTCAAAAGTTAAGGAACAGGATGATGATGTGATCAGTGATCGTCGTTTCCGCTGGGAATTCTCGCAGGATTCTGACGAGTCTGCCAACGACTTGCAAgaagacgatgatgatgatgtcgaAAATGATGACGATCAAGATGATAGCGGTAGCGGATCCGAGGAAATTTGGATCATCGAATATCCTGAAGGCTACGAAAGCGCCTCCGATGAAAGCGCCTCCAATGAAAGCGCCTCTGATGAAAGCGCCTCCAACGAATCTTAA
- the LOC26536417 gene encoding calcium channel flower isoform X1 — MSFAEKITGLLARPNQQDPIGPEQPWYLKYGSRLLGIVAAFFAILFGLWNVFSIITLSVSCLVAGIIQMVAGFVVMLLEAPCCFVCFEQVNVIADKVDSKPLYFRAGLYITMAIPPIILCFGLASLFGSGLIFGTGVVYGMMALGKKASAEDMRAAAQQTFGGNTPAQTNDRAGIVNNAQPFSFTGAVGTDSNV; from the exons ACGGGTCTGCTGGCACGGCCGAACCAACAAGATCCAATTGGACCGGAGCAGCCCTGGTATCTCAAATATGGAAGTCGATTGCTGGGCATTGTGGCCGCCTTCT TTGCCATTCTCTTCGGCCTGTGGAATGTGTTCTCCATCATCACTCTCAGCGTATCCTGCCTGGTGGCTGGCATCATTCAAATGGTGGCAGGATTTGTGGTGATGCTTCTGGAAGCGCCCTGCTGTTTCGTCTGCTTCGAGCAGGTGAATGTGATCGCGGATAAGGTGGACTCTAAGCCCTTGTACTTCCGGGCCGGGCTCTACATTAC catgGCCATTCCGCCCATAATTCTGTGCTTCGGACTTGCCAGCTTATTCGGCAGTGGCCTGATCTTTGGCACTGGCGTGGTCTACGGAATGATGGCGTTAGGAAAGAA AGCATCCGCTGAGGACATGCGGGCAGCTGCACAACAAACCTTCGGAGGAAATACACCTGCTCAAACCAACGATCGAGCGGGGATAGTGAACAACGCCCAGCCCTTCTCCTTCACCGGAGCCGTGGGCACGGACAGCAATGTGTGA
- the LOC26536417 gene encoding calcium channel flower isoform X2, whose product MSFAEKITGLLARPNQQDPIGPEQPWYLKYGSRLLGIVAAFFAILFGLWNVFSIITLSVSCLVAGIIQMVAGFVVMLLEAPCCFVCFEQVNVIADKVDSKPLYFRAGLYITMAIPPIILCFGLASLFGSGLIFGTGVVYGMMALGKKASREDMAAAATSPTQMAGSQAGGQMQMGGDQHITLMEDPDVWRPT is encoded by the exons ACGGGTCTGCTGGCACGGCCGAACCAACAAGATCCAATTGGACCGGAGCAGCCCTGGTATCTCAAATATGGAAGTCGATTGCTGGGCATTGTGGCCGCCTTCT TTGCCATTCTCTTCGGCCTGTGGAATGTGTTCTCCATCATCACTCTCAGCGTATCCTGCCTGGTGGCTGGCATCATTCAAATGGTGGCAGGATTTGTGGTGATGCTTCTGGAAGCGCCCTGCTGTTTCGTCTGCTTCGAGCAGGTGAATGTGATCGCGGATAAGGTGGACTCTAAGCCCTTGTACTTCCGGGCCGGGCTCTACATTAC catgGCCATTCCGCCCATAATTCTGTGCTTCGGACTTGCCAGCTTATTCGGCAGTGGCCTGATCTTTGGCACTGGCGTGGTCTACGGAATGATGGCGTTAGGAAAGAA AGCTTCTCGAGAGGACATGGCCGCCGCTGCCACATCGCCCACACAGATGGCCGGCAGTCAGGCGGGCGGTCAGATGCAGATGGGCGGCGATCAGCATATCACACTCATGGAAGATCCCGATGTCTGGCGCCCCACATAA